Part of the Henckelia pumila isolate YLH828 chromosome 2, ASM3356847v2, whole genome shotgun sequence genome is shown below.
ATGACTGTTCTGGAATGACTTTTCCATGGTCGCCCTAAATATGTCTTCACGTTCAAATCATCTGTCCCTGAAAAGTTGCAATTTTGCATAACAGTGCCGGTACGATCACTTTCCGCCTCTCTGCCTTGTGCGGTGATGGTGTTTGATTGCTCCGATAATGCCTTGCGTGCATAGATGCGGCAGTTTTGGAACAGAACCTTTGCATTGCCGAATATGAAATCGACCGTACCGTAAACCTCGCACTCCCGATAGAACTGGGTACCAGACTCAGGATTCAACGTGTCTTGATACCCGCTGAACCGACATCTGTAGAATGCTGAGTGGTCGCCATAGCTGGCCAGAGCCACAGCCTGCTTCATTTCTGGACCCGCTGTGTTTTCGAATGTTATATATTTTGCAATGAATCCATCACCTCTGATTTCTGaaacaataaaatttattaattaccGAATTATTAAGTTTATATAAACAATATATAGTtggaaataaaaatttaaagctAGCTAGCTATGAAATTAACTACTTACGGACAGTCGTTGTTTCCCAAGTGTGCAACTTCATGATTTTAGCGTTTTTATGACCAGATATTATGGTGAGGTTCATTCCATCACCTACGAAATATATATTAGTTTTTTCTTTGCTAACTATTATGTTTTCGTAGTAAATGCCAGTTTTTATTTTGATGACAGTCCTTTGGGGACTGTTGTTCGGAGCTGCGGCGATGGCTTCGGCAATTGTCGTGAAATTTCCACGTCCGTCTTTCGACACGATCAAAGTCATCATCGATTGTGCACGGTTGATCATCATCACGAAGACGAGGGTAACCATAATGCAAACTAGATTCATCTTGATTGATTTCATAATTGCTTCCTGCATGTTAATTAACAATATACAGTACTGTGATAATATGCTTAAGTTAAATTTTTTAGACGAATTAATATACACTACTAAAACTTAAAAACTCAAACAAATATTGAACTAAGATCGAAAATTTGTGGGTCAAATGAAATGTTAAGTTTAACTATGAACAAACACAGATATTAATTAATACTTAACCTTTCGATTGATCAGATACTTAATTGCTCTTCACTGCTTCAGCTGCTACGTACGTACTCAAGTTGTTAATGTGATATGAACTAATGAATtgttgcatgcatttatatagGCAGAATAATTATCAACAAGGTTAAGGTTCATGTATATTCCATTGGTTTAGCTAGTTTTCCTTTATTTGAACGAAAGTTACATTGATGGAAAAAGTTACGTTAATGAAATAATAGAATATGTAGATAATAATGTATAGATGTAAATTAAGCTAGACATAttctttttaaaacaaaaaacaaataaCAAATAAAGAAGCTGAAAAGAACAGATACAGACATTTTTAAGTAATTCATTTGTAAAATTAGTAATTAAGGTTTTgtttaaacaaataataattGATACCAAATTTGTTAAATGCAGCCATTTTTATGTTCAATTATTTTCAATTCATCTGTTTAGCTAGTTTTCTTAATTTGAATGGAAGTTCAATTGATGGAAAAAAGTTACACTAGTGAAATAATAGAACATGTAGATAAATGTATAGGTGTAAATTAAAATCTTTACAAAAATTAGAGAGTGGACCGGGTAATAATAATCTGTTGCATTTTCAAGTCATTGGTTTGTAAAATTAGttataagggatttttaaaataataataataattgatacCCAATTATAGTTCTAATTAACCATTTTTATGTTCAATTATTTACTGCCTTCAATTTCTTTCTCTGAGAATAGTTGAAAGGTTTAGGATGTTTTTCAACGGCTGAAAATTTTATGTGTAGCCACAAAAATACACGTATCTATTAATAATAAAGGGGTTGCTTGTTAATGTATTAACATCAATTTTTATTGTCTTGTTTTCCTCTTTTGGCATAATGATAATATTGTGTATAGGTGTAAATTAAGCTAGAcatattcttttttaaaaaaaaataaaacaaagaaagaaacaaagaaaaagtttaaaaaaaaaaaaaaagagagagagatcATGTTTCATCAATATCAAGTAATTCATTTGTAAAATTAGTAAATAAggtatttttaaacaaataataattGATACCAAATTGTTTAAAGCAGCCATTTTTATGTTCAATTATTTTCAATTCATCGGTTTACCTAGTTTTCTTAATTTGAGTGGAAGTTCGATTCatggaaaaaaaattacacTAGTGAAATAATAGAATATGTAGATAAATGTATAGGTGTAAATTAAACTAGACATCTTTACAAAAATGAGAGAGTGGTTAATAATAATCTTTtgcattttcaaatcattgGTTTGTAAAATTAGTTATaagggaattttttttaaaaataataataattgatacCCAATTATAGTTAAAGCAACCATTTTTatgttcaattatttttttccttCAATTCCTTTCTCTGAGAATAGTTGAAAGGTTTAGGATGCTTTTCAACGGCTGAAAATTTTTTGTGTAGCCCTAAAAATACATGTATGTAGATTTTATTAATGTATTAACATCAATTTTTATTGTCTTGATTTCCTCTTCTGTATAACAATGAAGATGGAAAAATAAATAGTAACAAATCATTACGAGaagtttttttaatatatatatatatatatatatatatatatatatgtatatattggaAAAATGGCTCTGCAGCAGAACGTGCTCATGTTCCGGTGTTTTAATTATTACACTCTCGCTCCATTTCGTTACTATTAGAAGAAgcattaatattttatcaataaaatCTTTTAGATTTGTAATATGTTTTACTACccacaaaaaaattattatataagttttttttaaattccaaCCTGATTCTCAAATTCTGttcatattatattatataagttTTTTTAACCTTTTACTAAATTAAATTCTTGAATTAAATGTATCATTAAACAGTTTGATGCACATATACAGTGTACGTGTGTGTCTATATGTGTATGTCCGGTTTAATTCATTGGCTAATTAAAGCATGggcgtttattttattttccatGCTTGAACAATGTTGAAGTTTTGAAGAACATGTATTACGTGACACTAATTGATTAAATCGACTTGCAATTTAATTTcagtattatttattaattacttTTAAAGTGCAGAcacactatattaatttttttcgaGAATAGTTGCAAGTATAGATTGCCCATTTCTGAAAAACTATCATAAATTATTTGTAGTTTTTCAACGGATTGATTTTTATGATCAATAATTaatgtatatatttatatgcaTGTGTGATTTAAACTCTTCTATCTTGTATAAATGGACATTGTCTAGCTTCCAATacaaaaaattgtaattttggaaCGCAAAAAATTACGAAACATTGTGAATGAAATGTAGACATTTGTTCAAGCATGGAAAATAAAATTGGGCCTTGACATCGGGGGCAGCTAGAGGGTGATGTTAAGTCaagaatttttataaatataattctCTAAAAAAACCTTTTATGTTCATTAATCAGGATCAATTATTTCATTCAGGGTGACTTGGGCCTCCTCCAGATATTGGGTCATCTTGTATGAGTTTTAATGGAACCAATTAAATCTTTTGGAGTTGATGGATTTTATGCAAAACAGCCCCCATTAGTCTTCATATTTTGTGATGGGCTGTAGAAAGAGTAGAGGTTATAATTGGATCAATGCTCGTTGAACGAGATGGGCCATCACTCATCTATTGGCTCAACTTTGTGATCTGATTGGTGATATGTCATTTTTAGGCTTTAGCTCAACTTAATTATCTTGAGccaattttttattcttttcatGTAAATAGTTCATGAGTCCATCGCAGTGGAATTACTCCAGTATTCTTTGTTGtatgtatgttttttttttaaaaccatctTTGTTGTAGGCAGAGGCGATCCTTGTTATTTAGAAGTCTTGGGTGAAACTATAAATTATGTTCCAAGTTTTTCTTTCCACCAATAAGACGTAACACATttctaaaatttcataaaaaaagAATCATTCAAATTTATGTctaagaaataaattaaatttgaaaaaatgatTACTCCACAAACAATAATATACATTCATAATCTTTGctttccaaaataattaaaaatcaacctttaaaataaataaaatgtgtgccAGTTGTTTTATACAATCACAAAATTTCAGCATTCCAAAAACAAAATCATTTATTTCCAGCACAATATTATACAGTGTAAAACTTACCAAGATAATATTTCATAATTTGACTTACAAAATTCGAGTGATTTAAGAATAATGATGTCAATTGTTAGAATAATCACATGATTTATCATATCACAATATATGATTTTCAAATCAACAGACTATTCCAACTttaaaatttaacaaaaaaacataaattatcctacacaaaatttaaattctaatttatCATAATATACTGTAATTAAAATCAACACGTATATTTACATCCATATTAATAATgaatattatatacatatatatcattaattaaatttacattccaaaacatgtaataataattccatataaaatttaaaaaaaagagtTAATTCCGGCAGAAGTCCaatcatattatatatacattcatatatttaaatttcgtaatttttttttatttatcaaatattGTTATAAAacgataataaaaatattataaacttaacatacaactttttcaactgtgcaaatcttaaattttaaaaaaaaattaataattaattaataacatTTAAAACACAAAATATATGTTAACAAAATGTAACTAATTTACCAAACATTTAAATACAAATTTTTCAACCGTGCACATACCACAATATATGTTTTTCAAATTAACCTACCATTCCAACTCTAAAACTAAAgggtataaattataatttacaaTAATATACATTCATATAACCTTTGttttccaaaataattaaaaatcaaccttcaaaataaataaatgaaatgtGTGCTAGTTGTTTTATACAATCACAAAATTTCAGCATTCCAAAAACAAAATCATTTATTTTCAGCACAATATTATACATTGTATTAGCAAAGAtaatatttcataatttaaCTTACAAAATTCgagttatttaaaaataatgtaaATTGTCAGAACAATCTCATGATTTATCATATCACAATATATGCTTTCCAAATCAACAAACCATTCCAAGTTCCaactttaaaattaataaaaaaacataaattaaatcttACACAAAATATAAATTCTAATTTACCATAATATACTGTAATTAAAATCAACACGTATATTTACATTCATATTAATAATgaatattatatacatatatatcattaattaaattaaatttacatgtaataattaataataattccacataaaattccaaaaaaaataaaacagagTTAATTTTGGCAGAATTTTTCTACCAAATTCGAACACTTCCAAAttgaaaattgaaatgaattaatgtataaatataatattatcagAAGAACATGATAATCACCCCGCCGATACGGGGCAGAGTTCTACTTCGTCGAGATTTCCGG
Proteins encoded:
- the LOC140885224 gene encoding pectinesterase-like, translated to MKSIKMNLVCIMVTLVFVMMINRAQSMMTLIVSKDGRGNFTTIAEAIAAAPNNSPQRTVIKIKTGIYYENIIVSKEKTNIYFVGDGMNLTIISGHKNAKIMKLHTWETTTVQIRGDGFIAKYITFENTAGPEMKQAVALASYGDHSAFYRCRFSGYQDTLNPESGTQFYRECEVYGTVDFIFGNAKVLFQNCRIYARKALSEQSNTITAQGREAESDRTGTVMQNCNFSGTDDLNVKTYLGRPWKSHSRTVIMQSLLGELIDPKGWLEWPGVSRFDNVYDVEFDNHGPGAALSENQRANWSHVIYDRAEVVKFTARNFIDSENWIKSTGIPYYPDLF